NNNNNNNNNNNNNNNNNNNNNNNNNNNNNNNNNNNNNNNNNNNNNNNNNNNNNNNNNNNNNNNNNNNNNNNNNNNNNNNNNNNNNNNNNNNNNNNNNNNNNNNNNNNNNNNNNNNNNNNNNNNNNNNNNNNNNNNNNNNNNNNNNNNNNNNNNNNNNNNNNNNNNNNNNNNNNNNNNNNNNNNNNNNNNNNNNNNNNNNNNNNNNNNNNNNNNNNNNNNNNNNNNNNNNNNNNNNNNNNNNNNNNNNNNNNNNNNNGAAATATATAAGAATAAATCATGAGTCTTattcgtattttttatatgtaagaCTGATTTTGCTGGTGTTAATTACGTGAATGTGtgtaaatcatttttatgcgGATTTTTTTAGACACTAAATATTACTTCACATAactttataatattatgaagAAGCTTACTGTTTGTGAGTGCaacataaaaacaatttttttccctctagTATACGTACacttgtatataaaaaagaaataaatgataaGGTTGTTCCTTATGTTCAAGATTTTATTCtataataatttgaaattATGCTATATGATTAATGTTACGCTCAAGTTTATTTGTGTagaatttttgttaaatttaagaagtcatatttttttcgtttcccgtttatgtttttattagaCTTACAAATACTAATGCATATGATAATGTTAAGTACATGCTCAGGGGGTTCTTAATTTTTAGGtgtaaatatacacataattATTGTCTTAGTAACATTTTGAACCTTATAATCGTACAAATTATgggcatatatttttcttgtatttttactttttttcaagttgtatgacatacatataatgaattacatttgaaaaaaatgaaacatgtatatatagagaACGGCTTAGGCAAATAAACTGTTGTAGtgcaaaaggaaacaacTCATAGTTGTCTGTAATTGAGTATTTTTACTTAACACTGTAGCTATATTTTTCTGCGCTAGAactcgaaattttttaattacaaaaatataaagataaatgAAGCATTTTGCTTCTTGGTGCTATAGTATTTCTAgagatcatattttttaatgaattagcctcatttttcttttgaaagAACACAACCATATTGAACAGCAAGGAACCATGACACGTTCcacccatttttcctttttttcaacaatAGTTAAAAATTCAGAATTTATGTAGAAACAGCTTAATTTCACTCAACGCAACATTAGAAACATTTCTGAAAATCACCTTCTTAAAATACACGTctacaataaaaatttgcattaTAAGTGTATACTTTCGTTGATGAAAAGATCCATAgtctcatttattttaatgaataaatatatgaagaaaaaaaataatatttttttcaaattctatttattttttctgggATTTCTAATGAACTGAAGAAAACCCCCAAATTACATTGTTTATTCCATATATTCCTCTATCTATATGTCCATAGAATCGAAGGGAAAATGTAGAACCCTTTCAACctaataaatgtaaaataacACTGTTTTACATGAACTGCGTGAATAAATTCTAAAACAGACGATCTCTTATTTAAACTTATGAAACAAAGGACATAAATAAGAAATTTGCATCCACACGTAAAGAAAAACTTagtgttcttttttcatccaattacttttttttatgctaagGGTGATTAGAAACTGTATTCTATAATACAATTGTTTCATATAAAAGTAGCTTTAATAATGTGAGTGGGTTTCttctttgaaaatatttatgtttttcacCCTCATTCGGAACCCAATCATTACAACGGAAGACACATTGGATGACTCCCGAGGAATTATGTACAGAAAATACCGTCTTTGCGCTACATGTGATTTGAGAAATGCTGTATGAACCCGAAAATTGTTACTTAAATGTGCATGTtaattatgtataaaaaatttgaacaccttaatgtttttaatacaaaatcaaaagaaaagcagaaaaatgcTGTGAGGAAAAATGGTACACATAGACAAGAACTAAAAAAGTTAGAATTTTACgcttaaaagaaaattagtGTAAATTGAAagttcttcaaaatataacGGAGTAGAAGGgggcataaattttttcaacgcCCTTTTTACTCTGTTTCAATTAAATGTTTCTATATGAGTCGCAAAGAAACGTTGGGCTTTTACAcataattcataaattttaGGTTATAAGTGTACATTTCATGTCTCCCGATGACCCATTTAAAATTGagtatttattaattttttacccattctatgaattttttaaaaagacgAAGTACTTTTTGAATAAATACAAACCTTTTACTATTTTGCGTTTCTTGCTGTACCAGAGGAAGTTAGGgcttttaaataaatgttgTTCTTATTACATTTTGCGCTAATTCTTAAACTTTTGGGGGCtcatttacacaaaaaaatgtaatggaataatatttttctttatttttataagttGAAAAGTTAATTGATACTTTTGGGGAACTCAAGTGATTGTTATTGCTCAAGGTCCCACTTAAGGTTCTTACCATAACAAAGTGAATATGCATAGAAAAATGTGTTATTTTAAGATTGTTATAATAGAATTTTAGGTGCCCAACGCGTATGGTTTCCATGAACAAAAGGAGATGAAAGGAAGTTTACACGGTGTAACGTGCTTATGTTATATTGCTTAGTATAACGGACATGTGTTATTcctaatttttatatttgcattCGCAAGTCCTAATATTGTAAAAGTAAGCAGAACAAGACATTGTACATATAAGGCGTAATACTATTCTGCATTGTAATAATATACCAAGTGAAATTTATTCTAATAAAAACTCTTTAAAAGACAAGTATACTCTTTTCATCATattaaaaggaaggaaaatgctaaaaaatgttattataattaacaGTGGACTTTGTAAATGTTTCAACACAGAACAGGTATTCTTAAATGTTAAACcatcatatatttatgaaaaaaaaatttataaaacaagttcatttattaaaattcGCTAATGAagtgtgttcattttttctaaatcgTGAAAActgttgcatttttattgTGTAAAAGAGATAGTACCGTTACAATGATTAGATTTTAAGGTTTAttcttaattattttgtaacgCCCCTTTGCAAGGCATTCGGTAGAAcctctatttttatttaaatttcacCGTTAAGTGAAAACTTTGTTGTAAACTGTACGTGTTTATGTTGGTTTGTGCTGCTCATCAATACAATTTAATGGACATAAAATCAGTTTGTATGCATAAATAAGTGATAGGATAAAAGCTCTTTCTGAAGAGGCATTACTTTTTGAACTTAGTAATCGATAGTACAACATGTCGAGCGTGTTTTTAATGCTTCCCATCGTGTGTTAAGTGTGAAACATTTAAAAGGAGTAAACGGGAACAAAAGGAATTTTCTCTCAAATAATAATACctacaataattttttgttctttaaaTGGGTTCAAGCAAAATAAcatttcatataaatgaacTTTTAGGGAACACGAAAATGGAAGTATACAAGCACAAATAAGGCCTTATGCATGATCttttggaataaaaaaacaatgcAGTTTTAATTTTGGGGAAAATGCATCGCATCTNGAGTGTTCGTCCTTTTAAatgcattttaattttccaaaaaaagatgaatacCTATTTTGCTCATAGTGAATGTAATATGTAGATGGAGCCATTTTCAAGGCAAGGAGCACGTATGACAAACATTTAACAACTGCTTCATTGGGGTAAAATATCAATGCAATTTCAAGCGGATTATgattattgtttttttctctaatcACATGTTGTCCATGTTTCATAGGCGCGTTAATTTACCCTTCAGCATAAGGAAAATGTATGCAGTTCATTGTAACTAGTAGAATTAACTATAGATGCAATgttagtttatttttttaattcgacGCGTTACGTCACAAAAAGAGGCTTTTCAATGAATAACGCAAaagtgtatgtatatttttttagcacACAAGTAAAATTGTTTCTCATACTAACGAGAGGGGTAAAAACGTttatacatgtgtacatgcataataatttaatcaatgcaaaaaaagggatggcTAAAACAGTACCAAATTACCtagaataaaaatggaaatgaatataaaatatggaaTGCAATACGCATGCGGCACGAATTTTCACACTGATGGAATGATTCACTTTGCtctttttgatttatttttaatgaaatttcaCCATGTGTGCACTATTGCTCACTTGTTAGGTGAGTTTGTGAACATACCTATTTGAATGAAAACATTTTGGTTAACCTTGTTGTACATTGGTACTACGTTTAAAAGGTAAGAATTCTCGTATACCTCACTTGTATTTCGTAAAGTAAATCCTTTAACGTTGTATTGTTACTCAATGTTTCTATTCTACATGCTTCGAACACGGGTACCATACGCTAAGGGggactttttttaaatgatacttttttttttgcaaacttaAATATAAGTTTTTcacgaatggaaaaaaaaaattattttccatgctattattttattttttgtttgaaaattaaaatgcgTTCtatacttttaaaaaatgcataaaatgGGATTTTTCACGTTAAACATGTTTGCAATCTTTTCATGTAATgcataattgtaaaaattttgagccatcgttcagaattttttccccatgaTGGATGATGATTATTCCTGGACaattattttcacttttcaaGTTGTGCTAATATAATTGACactgttttttaaaaagggtgtTTTTGGTCCCAATTTGGTGAAAGCATCattcccaaaaaaattatttatttgtttatttttttcttttgatgtCATGGttttagataaaattttggggctaggcacttttttttttgattatttctttttttataagttttttttttttgcacgttTCCTTTATCTGTGCTctggtactttttttttttccttttgggaATGGCacaatatatttacaattttttatttggggtttcttttccttcttaaaaATGGTCACATTTGGATTGTAAAAtggcatatgcatgtattatGTACATTACATTTACATTTACATTCACATTCAAGTTTAATTTAAtcagcattttttctatgtgaTTTTACATTCGAGTACAGTAACTTATgtgcttttgtttttgtttgtatgtaaaaagtaaaattatgaggatatatatatttttcattatttgtTACCATTAAGAAGTATAAATTATGGAATTTGTTAagtggactttttttttttttttttaaggtttAAAGTTAAAAGTtagtacaaaaatgaatgcaaGTCGTTTTTCccttaccccttttttataaaggtagtttttttcaactttttaattttaacttttaaattacaaaacTTCAATGAATGATAACTGACCTGTTAGCATCATTTTGCATGTTATTAACCAAACACAAAGATAACGGAAGGATTTACGAAAATTGGTTTGGAGCTTTTGTTTGTTACTCACCTGTGTACAAACTACTGTTGTAACGTCCTCTCACAATTCGACAGAATACATGGAGCCTATAGATCGTTTAAATTCGAATTGCTTGTTTGCTGACAGTAACTACTATGAGAAGGAAGATGTTATTAAGAATTTATATAACACAGTGCTTACCAGGACGGTTAAAGAGATAGACGAAAAAAACTACAATTTAATTGAAACGTTGGTGAAGTATGAAGGGGAGATAAATAGATGTATTGACATGAGCAACTATTACATTAATGAAGCATTCTCATCAACCTTAAAGACAGAAAAGGTAAGACGCAGGTTGAGGGTTCACATCTACACCATTTTCAATGATGGTGACAAAGAAATGAATTATCCAGCTGATATTGAAATAGCAGATTCGGAGAATATTTACAAGTATGCTTCTCCTTCGTCTTTTACATTTAACATTCatggttatattttaaatgccGATGAAAGTGATTACGATAATGATGCTGATTCGCCTGGCGTGCATACAGTCCCAGCTAGCGCAAgtaaaaatgatgataaCGATTTGAACCATTTAGTAGACGAAGGTAGGACAAGAACCAAGGATGCGGATAGCAAATGTTCAGGCACAGACATCGATGATTTATCCGACACGAATGAGCAGATAGATTATTGCAACACCACTGTTATGAAATTtacttccttcttttcaacCATCATGGTTATGCGAGACAAAGAAACCATTATATATgataagaataataaaaattattacgatTGTGATAAGCTAACATTTAGTCGTATagtgaatgaaaaaaaaaaggagacaattaaaatatttctatttttagaCCAGAAAATACCATTTTTCGAACTTTCGCCTCAGTTAAAGAATTTTATGCAGTCCCCCGAAGAAACTATGCCGGAAGTTATAAAGCGTATTTATGAATATAGCCTAGAAAAGGAATTAATTGATCCGAATGGGATTATGAGAACGGATGAAGTGTTAAGAGACGTGTTAGAGGTAGATGAATACGAATTTTGTGAGCTCCCCAGAATTTTACAGAAACATGTGTCCATTCAGAAGCCAATAGTTCTAGAGCACGTTGTTGATCTAGAGAAGGAAGATGAATCGGAGAGCATCTACGATATCGTAGTGGACATTTTTGAACCCTTCATAGCTTTCGAAGATGGCAAGcttcaaaaatttgttctGGATTCACATCACCTCAGTAATTTGTTacagtttttaaaaatgaatgaaacgAAGGATGGCAGCAGCGataaaatgagcaaatgtcATGTTGAAAATATGAGGAGTTCCAAAGAAGGCAAGGAAGGAGAGGAGTTTGCTGAAAAAGCGGACCAAAGGGACGAAGTCATTGAGACAAAGAGCAGCGCCGAACAGAATCGAGATGCATCAGAGGAGGAAATTTCCCATCGTGAGAACGCCGAAGAGGAGGGCGAAACAAACGtgtgtgaagaaaaaggtaagaaggaaaaacgcTCAGGGAAAGAAGGCTCTTTATCGCGCAAGGACactgataaaaaagaagcaaatttAAATTCGCCAACAATTTCTATATTTGAAAAGCTAAATGGAATACAAGGCGAAATAGACAACATGGATGAGGAAATTATAAACATcttatgtaaaattaaacagaaaaatagcTTAAGGTTACGttacacaaatttttatgaaaaccCATGTGGCTTTATTGACCACGTGATGAATAGCAAATTTCCAGTAGATTTCGAAAGTGTAAACGATAATAACTATATATACGACCAAGCGGCAAATATCAATGATGATAATTATTACAAACTACCGTGGGTTCATAGGGGAATTTCAAAATAtctattaattaaaaataaaaattttgacgaCGTTCTGAAGTCTGTCTTAAATTCAATGAACCTAGattgtaaaagaaaattagaCGATATGAATACAAACGAAagtaaaaagcaaaaactaCATCTGGGTGCAGAGGAAAATTTCGATAATAACCCTTATAAATTTAACATGAATTATAGTTATCAGAACCAGCCAGATTTAAATAACAATGCGTATTTTTACTAtccaaacaaaaatatgaattttaataatgcacCAGAACCGTTTATTAACAACCCTatgcaaaatttttgcaataatATGAATTACGAAAGCAGCAACATGCCTGTGCCCGTCCCTGTGCCTGTGGCTGTCCctgtttcccccccctttcccaTTGAAATGATGGCATTCAACgggaataataataaattgccagaaaatatgaatctccaaaataatttcatgCAGAACAACGAACAAGGTAATTTTAACATGTATGCGCAGCAAGTTGCACCAAATGCTCCATACATGATGAATTACCCCCCTTTTAATGAAATGCCTCCGCAAAATGGTTTTAACCCAATGTACCCCGGGGCAGTACCTATGGACGGAGTATATCCGAATGGGAACTTCTACAGTGCGAACAACTACGTTCCGTAGGTGGCGCCCGGGTTGAGCGGAGGCCCATtatgcttcatttttcgcatgcacatgcgtacgtatatgtaatatatatatatgtatatatgtgtatgcctAGGGTAGGGCACGCACCGTGCATGACAAGCATGATTGCACCCCCCCCCGAACTGATTTTTATAGTAATCTCATTCGTACCCCATTCGACTTTTTAACTGTGTACATATCGTGGTTAATTTaactcgatttttttttaattgcatttttttaattttcgtTAAATGAACGAATTAAAGCCAATTCATTTCGCacatgacaatttttttttttatatccttttcaaattaataattttttctatttattaaaaaaaggcgtacacgtatacacacatgtgcaatATATGTTTCATGTGTGCGGTGTGCGTCATATGTATGCTGCGCGCGCATGCCTCGTTGTACACACACGCATGTACACCCGCGTAAACGCACGCGACTTCGCAACTcaattgtttttaaaattattttgtggCGGGTATTATTACATCCGTGAACATGTACCTTGACGGTCTTAGCAAAGATCCCTTGTTGTCTCTTCTGTCAATGTAATCTCCCCAATTTCCTGACAgattattatatgtaaagTTTAATGCAAAGGATCTAAAGGGCTTCTCGTGTGCCGGAATATCAAACGTCTTCGTGTCTGGGTTATTTTCGCCATAGGGAATCATGTTATATCTCCAGATATGCTTGGGCTTAAAGTTAACTATGGGCTCACCATCCTCTATGACCAAGTAGCTACACAGTTGATCAAAGCTATTTTTATGCGTCGCGTCCTTCAGTGCCCTTTCCCTAATCATGGAGAAAAGAGGGGTAAAACATGGGCatacatttgcaaaaaaa
The window above is part of the Plasmodium cynomolgi strain B DNA, chromosome 11, whole genome shotgun sequence genome. Proteins encoded here:
- a CDS encoding hypothetical protein (putative), which gives rise to MEPIDRLNSNCLFADSNYYEKEDVIKNLYNTVLTRTVKEIDEKNYNLIETLVKYEGEINRCIDMSNYYINEAFSSTLKTEKVRRRLRVHIYTIFNDGDKEMNYPADIEIADSENIYKYASPSSFTFNIHGYILNADESDYDNDADSPGVHTVPASASKNDDNDLNHLVDEGRTRTKDADSKCSGTDIDDLSDTNEQIDYCNTTVMKFTSFFSTIMVMRDKETIIYDKNNKNYYDCDKLTFSRIVNEKKKETIKIFLFLDQKIPFFELSPQLKNFMQSPEETMPEVIKRIYEYSLEKELIDPNGIMRTDEVLRDVLEKHVSIQKPIVLEHVVDLEKEDESESIYDIVVDIFEPFIAFEDGKLQKFVLDSHHLSNLLQFLKMNETKDGSSDKMSKCHVENMRSSKEGKEGEEFAEKADQRDEVIETKSSAEQNRDASEEEISHRENAEEEGETNVCEEKGKKEKRSGKEGSLSRKDTDKKEANLNSPTISIFEKLNGIQGEIDNMDEEIINILCKIKQKNSLRLRYTNFYENPCGFIDHVMNSKFPVDFESVNDNNYIYDQAANINDDNYYKLPWVHRGISKYLLIKNKNFDDVLKSVLNSMNLDCKRKLDDMNTNESKKQKLHLGAEENFDNNPYKFNMNYSYQNQPDLNNNAYFYYPNKNMNFNNAPEPFINNPMQNFCNNMNYESSNMPVPVPVPVAVPVSPPFPIEMMAFNGNNNKLPENMNLQNNFMQNNEQGNFNMYAQQVAPNAPYMMNYPPFNEMPPQNGFNPMYPGAVPMDGVYPNGNFYSANNYVP